A stretch of Lysobacter sp. K5869 DNA encodes these proteins:
- a CDS encoding DUF3592 domain-containing protein — protein MSKPVVTTEHSRLLPPPDHLPARTWLLLALCAAGWILCGYSLAGALGQPPHAIAPGAPLQALLWSLLAGGFAGLIFGVFVNADLGARFGLAVALQTGLALAVAALATGFALARAWPWQPRAAFTGLAAGWPQWLFGDAPRSLPSSFAVIALLLTLGAMVCLRRYRERDRRVRELLAHGVRVAGTVVHTEHVGTEVYNPSRVRVVVRFDDHAGTERRVAKIGDFDPRALPRAGERVLVWFYPEAADDARRIVVGFGERPQLSQALG, from the coding sequence ATGAGCAAGCCCGTCGTCACGACCGAGCACAGCCGCCTGTTGCCGCCGCCCGACCATCTGCCGGCGCGGACGTGGCTGCTGCTGGCGCTGTGCGCCGCCGGCTGGATCCTGTGCGGCTACAGCCTCGCCGGCGCGCTCGGCCAACCGCCGCACGCCATCGCCCCGGGCGCGCCGCTGCAGGCGCTGCTGTGGTCGCTGCTGGCCGGCGGCTTCGCCGGATTGATCTTCGGCGTGTTCGTCAACGCCGACCTGGGCGCGCGCTTCGGCCTCGCGGTGGCGCTGCAGACCGGGCTGGCGCTGGCGGTGGCCGCGCTCGCGACCGGCTTCGCCCTCGCCCGCGCCTGGCCCTGGCAGCCGCGCGCGGCCTTCACCGGCCTCGCCGCGGGCTGGCCGCAGTGGCTGTTCGGCGACGCGCCGCGCTCGCTGCCCTCCTCCTTCGCCGTGATCGCATTGCTGCTGACCCTCGGCGCGATGGTGTGCCTGCGCCGCTACCGCGAACGCGACCGCCGCGTGCGCGAACTGCTCGCCCACGGCGTGCGCGTGGCCGGCACCGTGGTCCACACCGAACACGTCGGCACCGAGGTCTACAACCCGTCGCGGGTGCGCGTGGTGGTGCGCTTCGACGACCACGCCGGCACCGAACGCCGCGTCGCCAAGATCGGCGACTTCGACCCGCGCGCGCTGCCGCGCGCCGGCGAGCGCGTGCTGGTCTGGTTCTATCCGGAGGCCGCCGACGATGCGCGGCGCATCGTGGTCGGGTTCGGCGAACGGCCGCAGTTGTCGCAAGCGCTGGGTTGA
- a CDS encoding DUF3592 domain-containing protein: MSTVDPAAARRRQRLHAAPHARPGWKAWLLVAACAGLWAMFGYGVGDVATYPIATGYLAPELQPPNETPALLWMLFVGVFGAMILGFGVDAVLSAALGGVGGTLAAFAVNLAAIALGLWRGAADRWVAPPRPGFFDAAGTLPWGSGGWLSWTAQHWAPALLAAAAALLAVAALAARARHARRQRRLRETLAQGQRVPGTITETDHTGVEIGNEPRIRFVARFVDHLGTERWVTKTGQFDPTRLPRVGDPVQVWFLREAPGDEDRIAVGFGSDEDAQIEERLAAQ; encoded by the coding sequence ATGAGCACTGTCGACCCCGCCGCCGCCCGCCGCCGGCAGCGGCTGCACGCCGCGCCGCACGCGCGGCCGGGCTGGAAGGCGTGGCTGCTGGTCGCGGCCTGCGCCGGCCTGTGGGCGATGTTCGGCTACGGCGTGGGCGACGTGGCGACCTACCCCATCGCCACCGGCTATCTGGCCCCGGAGCTGCAGCCGCCGAACGAAACGCCGGCGCTGCTGTGGATGCTGTTCGTCGGCGTGTTCGGCGCGATGATCCTGGGCTTCGGGGTCGACGCCGTGCTCAGCGCCGCGCTCGGCGGGGTCGGCGGCACCCTGGCCGCGTTCGCGGTCAACTTGGCGGCGATCGCGCTCGGCCTGTGGCGCGGCGCCGCCGACCGCTGGGTCGCGCCGCCGCGGCCGGGCTTCTTCGATGCCGCCGGCACCCTGCCCTGGGGCAGCGGCGGCTGGCTGTCGTGGACCGCGCAGCACTGGGCGCCGGCGCTGCTGGCCGCCGCGGCCGCGCTGCTGGCCGTCGCCGCGCTGGCCGCGCGCGCCCGCCACGCGCGCCGGCAACGGCGCCTGCGCGAGACCTTGGCCCAGGGCCAGCGCGTGCCCGGCACCATCACCGAGACCGATCACACCGGGGTGGAAATCGGCAACGAGCCGCGCATCCGCTTCGTCGCCCGCTTCGTCGACCACCTCGGCACCGAGCGCTGGGTGACCAAGACCGGCCAGTTCGACCCGACCCGGCTGCCGCGGGTCGGCGACCCGGTCCAGGTCTGGTTCCTGCGCGAGGCGCCCGGCGACGAGGACCGCATCGCGGTCGGCTTCGGCAGCGACGAGGACGCGCAGATCGAAGAGCGGCTGGCCGCGCAGTGA
- a CDS encoding SAM-dependent methyltransferase: MTALDLPLPDADALAHSARLSRLIHDQIAAGGGAIAFSRFMELALYAPGLGYYSAGASKFGDEGDFVTAPELGPIFAACTAEALAPVLQQIGAQARVLELGGGTGAFAEVALKRLLELDALPDRYAILEPSAQLRARQRERLMQRLTPPLFELVEWLDGPFGDEWDGVVFANEVIDALPTPRFAVRDGEVYEEHVVGDGDGFKRELRPADSFLANAVLHVQRGLEQRFADGYRSEVLPQLPYWIQAVSGGLRRGALLFVDYGYARSEFYAPERDDGTLRAYYRHRVHAEPLLWPGLQDITASVDFTALAEAGVAAGFDLAGYCSQSSFLLGNGLDGVLKRIEGIADPVEKQRRLNEVKKLTLPSEMGERFQVMGLEKDVEFGVAFLAGDLSHRL; encoded by the coding sequence GTGACCGCTCTCGACCTGCCGCTCCCCGACGCCGACGCGCTCGCCCACAGCGCGCGCCTGTCCCGCCTCATCCACGACCAGATCGCCGCCGGCGGCGGCGCCATCGCGTTCTCGCGCTTCATGGAGCTGGCGCTGTACGCGCCGGGCCTGGGCTACTACAGCGCCGGCGCGAGCAAGTTCGGCGACGAGGGCGATTTCGTCACCGCGCCCGAACTCGGCCCGATCTTCGCCGCGTGCACGGCCGAGGCGTTGGCGCCGGTGCTGCAGCAGATCGGCGCGCAGGCGCGGGTGCTGGAGCTGGGCGGCGGCACCGGCGCGTTCGCCGAGGTCGCGCTCAAGCGCCTGCTCGAACTCGACGCGCTGCCCGACCGCTACGCCATCCTCGAACCCAGCGCGCAGCTGCGCGCGCGCCAGCGCGAACGCCTGATGCAGCGGCTGACGCCGCCGCTGTTCGAGCTGGTGGAATGGCTCGACGGCCCGTTCGGCGACGAGTGGGACGGCGTGGTGTTCGCCAACGAAGTGATCGACGCGCTGCCGACGCCGCGCTTCGCCGTGCGCGACGGCGAGGTCTACGAAGAACACGTGGTCGGCGACGGCGACGGCTTCAAGCGCGAGCTGCGCCCGGCCGACAGTTTTCTCGCCAACGCGGTGCTGCACGTGCAGCGCGGGTTGGAACAGCGCTTCGCCGACGGCTATCGCTCCGAAGTGCTGCCGCAATTGCCGTATTGGATCCAGGCGGTGTCCGGCGGCCTGCGCCGCGGCGCGCTGCTGTTCGTCGATTACGGCTACGCGCGCAGCGAGTTCTACGCGCCCGAACGCGACGACGGCACCTTGCGCGCCTACTACCGCCACCGCGTGCACGCCGAGCCGCTGCTGTGGCCGGGCTTGCAGGACATCACCGCGTCGGTGGACTTCACCGCGCTGGCCGAGGCCGGCGTCGCCGCCGGTTTCGATCTGGCCGGTTACTGCTCGCAATCGAGCTTCCTGCTCGGCAACGGCCTGGACGGCGTGCTCAAGCGCATCGAGGGCATCGCCGATCCGGTCGAGAAGCAGCGCCGCCTCAACGAAGTGAAGAAGCTGACCTTGCCCAGCGAAATGGGCGAGCGCTTCCAGGTCATGGGCCTGGAGAAGGACGTGGAATTCGGCGTGGCGTTTTTGGCCGGCGATCTGAGCCACCGTCTGTGA
- a CDS encoding VanZ family protein, giving the protein MSAAKALREFHRPALWIALWLAMIGAVIATCLMPAKDLPPTPFEAFDKVEHFTAYLLLSLYAGMLFARVRAQALATAGLIALGVALEFAQANLTDSRSGDAADALANSLGALAGLWLSRTPVALWLQRVDRMLARR; this is encoded by the coding sequence GTGAGCGCGGCGAAGGCCTTGCGCGAGTTCCATCGTCCGGCGCTGTGGATCGCGCTGTGGCTGGCGATGATCGGCGCGGTGATCGCGACCTGTCTGATGCCGGCCAAGGATCTGCCGCCGACGCCGTTCGAGGCCTTCGACAAGGTCGAACACTTCACCGCGTATCTGCTGCTGTCGCTGTACGCCGGCATGCTGTTCGCGCGGGTGCGCGCGCAGGCGCTGGCGACGGCGGGCCTGATCGCGCTCGGCGTGGCGCTGGAGTTCGCCCAGGCCAACTTGACCGACTCGCGCAGCGGCGACGCCGCCGACGCGCTCGCCAACAGCCTTGGCGCGCTGGCGGGGCTGTGGCTGTCGCGCACGCCGGTCGCGCTGTGGTTGCAGCGCGTGGACCGGATGCTGGCGCGGCGCTGA
- a CDS encoding TonB-dependent receptor, protein MSPAQYRHRLALAVAAAIAATAFVPAASAQEQAAPASREATTLDAVQVTGSRARGRAAEDTAAPVDVIGKEELTATGATEVGQILQMLEPSFNFSRTFVSDGTDILRPATLRSLGPDQVLVLVNGKRRHQQALVNVQQTIGRGSAGTDINAIPLSAIDRIEVLRDGAAAQYGSDAISGVINIILKKQTTETQVSVQAGQYYAGDGENYSASVNTGLKLGGEGFLNLSFEYRDRAATNRAGPDSLRVSPPRVTQRLGDADATDAYFWFNGGYPIGRGELYWFGGLSKRKGDSYGFFRSPGDNRTVPALYPNGFLPNIRTKVDDTSLAVGYKAPINDNWDWDVSVNRGRSKFGFEEADSVNVSWWYEPKPGGGIYAESPTKADTGTLQFDQTTLNLDFRGTLKGFNDRPLYLGTGLEYRKDDYQIRAGAPVTYTYGRTNNRAINIVGQTGDTAQPGMQGFPGFSPNEAVDDGRHNYAAYVDLETNLSDRFLVGAAVRYEDYSDFGKTTTGKLSARFDASEKFALRGTLSTGFRAPGVQQLFYSQRSTNLNAAGELTDTLTARQNSAVTRAFGIEPLKEETSKSGSVGFVLKPTERFSVTMDVFRIDIDDRIIFSSNIQPESVGTNGQPCAPGNGNCPIRAILDPIGVGQVLFFTNAIDTKTTGIDLVANHNTEFASGSKLTLTALAHFNKTEVKARRSQSSILPPNVLFDDTQVTLIEKGQPRQHHVLQGVYETGPWEITGRANYYGPVTGEGFTPGVKQTWSGKWLADFSVRYKLNEQISFTLGGNNIFDTYPDKWDRTSGAPFPDLGFKYGWETLPFGMNGGYYYLRADYRF, encoded by the coding sequence ATGTCCCCAGCGCAGTACCGCCACCGACTGGCGTTGGCCGTCGCCGCCGCCATTGCCGCGACCGCCTTCGTTCCCGCCGCGTCCGCACAGGAGCAGGCCGCGCCGGCCAGCCGCGAGGCGACCACGCTCGATGCGGTGCAAGTGACCGGTTCGCGCGCGCGCGGCCGCGCCGCCGAGGACACCGCCGCGCCCGTGGACGTGATCGGCAAGGAAGAGCTGACCGCCACCGGCGCCACCGAGGTCGGCCAGATCCTGCAGATGCTCGAGCCCTCGTTCAATTTCTCGCGCACCTTCGTCAGCGACGGCACCGACATCCTGCGCCCGGCCACGCTGCGTTCGCTCGGCCCCGATCAGGTGCTGGTGCTGGTCAACGGCAAGCGCCGCCACCAGCAGGCGCTGGTCAACGTGCAGCAGACCATCGGCCGCGGTTCGGCCGGCACCGACATCAACGCGATCCCGCTGTCGGCGATCGACCGCATCGAAGTGCTGCGCGACGGCGCCGCCGCCCAGTACGGTTCCGACGCGATCTCCGGCGTCATCAACATCATCCTCAAGAAGCAGACCACCGAGACCCAGGTGTCGGTGCAGGCCGGCCAGTACTACGCCGGCGACGGCGAGAACTACTCGGCTTCGGTCAACACCGGCCTCAAGCTCGGCGGCGAAGGCTTCCTCAACCTGTCGTTCGAGTACCGCGACCGCGCCGCGACCAACCGCGCCGGCCCGGACAGCCTGCGGGTGAGCCCGCCGCGCGTGACCCAGCGCCTGGGCGACGCCGACGCCACCGACGCCTACTTCTGGTTCAACGGCGGCTACCCGATCGGCCGCGGCGAGCTGTACTGGTTCGGCGGCCTGTCCAAGCGCAAGGGCGATTCCTACGGCTTCTTCCGCAGCCCGGGCGACAACCGCACGGTGCCGGCGCTGTATCCCAACGGCTTCCTGCCCAACATCCGCACCAAGGTCGACGACACCTCGCTCGCGGTCGGCTACAAGGCGCCGATCAACGACAACTGGGATTGGGACGTGTCGGTCAACCGCGGCCGCAGCAAGTTCGGCTTCGAGGAAGCCGATTCGGTCAACGTGAGCTGGTGGTACGAGCCCAAGCCCGGCGGCGGCATCTACGCCGAATCGCCGACCAAGGCCGACACCGGCACGCTGCAGTTCGACCAGACCACGCTGAACCTGGATTTCCGCGGCACGCTCAAGGGCTTCAACGATCGGCCGCTGTATCTGGGCACGGGCTTGGAGTACCGCAAGGACGATTACCAGATCCGCGCCGGCGCGCCGGTGACCTACACCTACGGCCGCACCAACAACCGCGCGATCAACATCGTCGGCCAGACCGGCGACACCGCGCAGCCCGGCATGCAGGGCTTCCCGGGCTTCTCGCCGAACGAGGCGGTGGACGACGGCCGCCACAACTACGCGGCCTATGTGGACTTGGAAACCAACCTCAGCGACCGCTTCCTGGTCGGCGCGGCGGTGCGTTACGAGGACTACTCCGACTTCGGCAAGACCACCACCGGCAAGCTGTCGGCGCGCTTCGACGCCAGCGAGAAGTTCGCCCTGCGCGGCACCCTGTCCACCGGCTTCCGCGCGCCGGGCGTGCAGCAGCTGTTCTACAGCCAGCGCTCGACCAACCTCAACGCCGCCGGCGAACTCACCGACACGCTGACCGCGCGCCAGAACAGCGCGGTGACGCGCGCGTTCGGCATCGAGCCGCTGAAGGAAGAAACCTCCAAGAGCGGCTCGGTGGGCTTCGTGCTCAAGCCGACGGAGCGTTTCTCGGTGACGATGGACGTGTTCCGCATCGACATCGACGACCGCATCATCTTCTCCAGCAACATCCAGCCCGAGTCGGTCGGCACCAACGGCCAGCCGTGCGCGCCGGGCAACGGCAACTGCCCGATCCGCGCGATCCTCGATCCGATCGGCGTCGGCCAGGTGCTGTTCTTCACCAACGCCATCGACACCAAGACCACCGGCATCGACCTGGTCGCCAACCACAACACTGAATTCGCTTCGGGTTCCAAGCTGACCCTGACCGCGCTGGCGCACTTCAACAAGACCGAGGTCAAGGCCCGCCGTTCGCAGTCCTCGATCCTGCCGCCGAACGTGTTGTTCGACGACACCCAGGTGACCTTGATCGAGAAGGGCCAGCCGCGCCAGCACCACGTGCTGCAGGGCGTGTACGAAACCGGCCCGTGGGAAATCACCGGCCGCGCCAACTACTACGGCCCGGTCACCGGCGAAGGCTTCACCCCGGGCGTCAAGCAGACCTGGAGCGGCAAGTGGCTGGCCGATTTCTCGGTGCGCTACAAGCTCAACGAGCAGATCAGCTTCACCCTCGGCGGCAACAATATTTTCGACACCTACCCGGACAAGTGGGATCGCACCAGCGGCGCGCCGTTCCCGGATCTGGGCTTCAAGTACGGCTGGGAGACGCTGCCGTTCGGCATGAACGGCGGTTATTACTACCTGCGCGCGGATTATCGGTTCTGA
- a CDS encoding multifunctional CCA addition/repair protein yields the protein MKTYLVGGAVRDSLLGLPAGDRDYVVVGETPEAMLAAGFKAVGKDFPVFLHPDTGEEYALARTERKSGRGYRGFVVDADPSVTLQDDLGRRDFTINAIARDESDGRLIDPYGGERDLEARVLRHVGDAFVEDPLRVLRAARFMARFAAHGFSVAPETMALMRRMAESGELSDLVPERVWQELRRALRCAKPSAFLRTLHDAGALGVVLPEVEALYGVPQRAEYHPEVDTGLHTEMVVDMAARLAPGDDLIGFAALTHDLGKARTPAELLPRHHNHEHNGLKPLAELCARLKVPTEHRLLAEAVCREHLNVHRLGEMRPRNVYELIARCDGWRNPQRIEQMALVCEADKRGRLGLEDSDYPSRAALVGALRAALKVRAGDLPPGLSGPAVGEAMRRARIAAIAAQRKQQD from the coding sequence ATGAAGACTTATCTCGTCGGCGGCGCGGTCCGCGACAGCCTGCTCGGCTTGCCGGCGGGCGATCGCGACTACGTGGTCGTCGGCGAAACGCCCGAGGCGATGCTGGCCGCCGGCTTCAAGGCCGTGGGCAAGGATTTCCCGGTGTTCCTGCACCCGGACACCGGCGAGGAGTACGCGCTGGCGCGCACCGAACGCAAGTCCGGCCGCGGTTATCGCGGCTTCGTCGTCGACGCCGATCCGTCGGTGACGCTGCAAGACGACCTGGGCCGGCGCGATTTCACCATCAACGCCATCGCCCGCGACGAAAGCGACGGCCGACTGATCGATCCCTACGGCGGCGAGCGCGATCTCGAAGCCCGCGTGCTGCGCCACGTCGGCGACGCCTTCGTCGAAGATCCGCTGCGGGTGCTGCGCGCGGCGCGCTTCATGGCGCGCTTCGCCGCGCACGGTTTCAGCGTCGCGCCGGAAACGATGGCGCTGATGCGGCGCATGGCCGAATCCGGCGAACTCAGCGACCTCGTCCCCGAACGCGTGTGGCAGGAACTGCGGCGCGCGCTGCGTTGCGCCAAGCCCTCGGCGTTCCTGCGCACGCTGCACGACGCCGGCGCGCTAGGCGTCGTGCTGCCGGAAGTCGAAGCGCTGTATGGCGTGCCTCAGCGCGCGGAGTACCACCCGGAAGTCGATACCGGCCTCCACACCGAAATGGTCGTGGACATGGCCGCGCGGCTCGCGCCCGGCGACGATTTGATCGGCTTCGCCGCGCTGACCCACGACCTCGGCAAGGCGCGCACGCCGGCCGAACTGCTGCCGCGCCACCACAACCACGAGCACAACGGGCTGAAGCCGCTGGCCGAACTGTGCGCGCGGCTGAAAGTGCCGACCGAGCATCGCCTGCTGGCCGAAGCGGTTTGCCGCGAACACCTCAACGTGCACCGCTTGGGCGAGATGCGCCCGCGCAACGTCTACGAACTGATCGCGCGCTGCGACGGCTGGCGCAACCCGCAGCGCATCGAGCAGATGGCGTTGGTGTGCGAAGCCGACAAGCGCGGCCGGCTCGGCTTGGAAGACAGCGATTACCCCTCGCGCGCAGCGCTGGTCGGCGCGTTGCGCGCGGCGCTGAAGGTGCGCGCGGGCGACCTGCCGCCCGGCTTGAGCGGCCCCGCCGTCGGCGAGGCGATGCGGCGCGCGCGGATCGCGGCGATCGCCGCGCAACGCAAGCAGCAAGACTGA
- a CDS encoding PH domain-containing protein yields MGLLDTLLGHAGAKSADKVNDDFAPLLAPGETVQRAFGEIRDLIVFTDRRLILVDKQGVTGRKTEFLSLPYRSIVMFSLETAGHFDLEAELRLWVSGQPNPIVRHLGRSAGAEDIIGLLAQNAPR; encoded by the coding sequence ATGGGCCTGCTCGACACCCTGCTCGGCCATGCCGGCGCCAAATCCGCCGACAAGGTCAACGACGACTTCGCGCCGCTGCTCGCTCCCGGCGAAACCGTGCAGCGCGCGTTCGGCGAGATCCGCGACCTGATCGTGTTCACCGACCGCCGCCTGATCCTCGTGGACAAGCAGGGCGTGACCGGGCGCAAAACCGAATTCCTCAGTCTGCCCTACCGCAGCATCGTGATGTTCTCGCTGGAAACCGCCGGCCATTTCGATCTGGAAGCCGAACTGCGGCTGTGGGTCTCGGGCCAGCCCAATCCGATCGTGCGCCATCTGGGCCGCAGCGCCGGCGCGGAAGACATCATCGGCCTGCTGGCGCAGAACGCGCCGCGCTGA
- a CDS encoding complex I NDUFA9 subunit family protein produces MPRRHVLILGGTGFVGRHLVEHLLRERCRITVLSRGVDPSKKKKLSRDASIIEGDVANPDFLRAVLDDVDAVVNLVGILNEQGDSGRGFDHVYVELLEALIEAMRDMGVRRLLQMSALNAGTGHSHYLEARGRAEQKVRASKLDWTLFRPSVIAGPGDGLFCRFDALLRYAPALPIGRANARFQPVWVGDVTQAFVNALADEAHVQRSYNLVGPEVMTLGEIVRAAARGRGRLRAVLPLPDALGKLQAEIGEHLPGKPISRDNWRSLQTDSTSVENGLLKLGIEPTPVLSRLPEILGG; encoded by the coding sequence GTGCCCCGTCGCCACGTCCTGATCCTGGGCGGTACCGGTTTCGTCGGCCGCCATTTGGTCGAACACCTGCTGCGCGAGCGCTGCCGCATCACCGTGCTCAGCCGCGGCGTGGATCCGTCGAAGAAGAAAAAGCTCAGCCGCGACGCCAGCATCATCGAAGGCGACGTGGCCAACCCGGATTTCTTGCGCGCGGTGCTCGACGATGTCGACGCGGTGGTCAATCTGGTCGGCATCCTCAACGAACAAGGCGACAGCGGGCGCGGCTTCGATCACGTCTACGTCGAATTGCTGGAAGCGCTGATCGAGGCCATGCGCGACATGGGCGTGCGCCGGCTGCTGCAGATGAGCGCGCTCAACGCCGGCACCGGCCACAGCCACTATCTGGAAGCGCGCGGCCGCGCCGAGCAGAAGGTGCGCGCGTCCAAGCTCGACTGGACCTTGTTCCGTCCCTCGGTCATCGCCGGCCCCGGCGACGGCCTGTTCTGCCGCTTCGACGCGCTGCTGCGCTACGCGCCAGCGCTGCCGATCGGCCGCGCCAACGCGCGCTTCCAGCCGGTGTGGGTCGGCGACGTCACCCAGGCCTTCGTCAACGCGCTGGCCGACGAGGCGCACGTGCAGCGCAGCTACAACCTGGTCGGGCCCGAGGTGATGACCCTGGGCGAGATCGTCCGCGCCGCCGCGCGCGGCCGCGGCCGCCTGCGCGCGGTGCTGCCGTTGCCGGACGCGCTGGGCAAGCTGCAGGCTGAGATCGGCGAGCATTTGCCGGGCAAGCCGATCAGCCGCGACAACTGGCGCTCGCTGCAGACCGATTCGACCAGCGTGGAGAACGGCTTGCTCAAGCTCGGGATCGAGCCGACGCCGGTTTTGTCCCGCTTGCCGGAAATCCTCGGGGGCTGA
- a CDS encoding lytic transglycosylase domain-containing protein, with protein MLPRPLPLLAAALIAAIATTACAQTTASTPAQPAAKPPLLRAPPAPAVDPQLPRVRAALEAAERPGFDAGQYADIARHPLYGWVEYAALRRNIDAVDNGQAQDFLARRGNEASGDAFRDIWLAATARREDWNAFLAAWTPKGRGGKDRSVQLRCAELNARQALGRADAQWTKDAQAIWRSSGKSLPDACDAPFAVLAAQGGLTPELRWERIDAAAAEWQPAVMRAAARGLPADQLAQANDYAAFLDNVNERALNWPKTERSRKIASYGLAKLAKAQPASAEAQLPKYANALNFSDEDRGRVLYQTALWSVASYDAESARRLNAVPEVAYDERLHEWRAREAMSRSDWNAALAAIRKMGPKQRGESRWEYFEARLSERAGDKATATRLYRESAKNADFHGFLSADRLGAPYTLCPSQPADAPAARAQVARDPALMRAMGLFQIERTPLAIREWDDALSRFDDTQRRLAIEIAQGYNWFDRAVFSLNKTPQEQRYYYLRFPLHHGDTIRRESAKNGLDPAWVAAEIRAESIFNPTARSGANAMGLMQVLPGTGAQVAKSLGLPWGGAASLYDSDTNIVLGTAYLRQLLDKYGGQPYFAMAGYNAGPAPLNRWQSQRPGMEPDFWIETISYKETREYVARVLAFSVLYDWRMNGDALNVSDRLRGVTDAKRKSFVCPAAAATVSAPLPAETE; from the coding sequence ATGCTCCCGCGCCCCCTCCCCCTGCTCGCGGCCGCGTTGATCGCGGCCATCGCCACCACCGCCTGCGCCCAGACCACGGCGTCGACGCCGGCGCAGCCCGCGGCCAAGCCGCCGTTGTTGCGCGCGCCGCCGGCGCCGGCCGTCGATCCGCAGCTGCCGCGCGTGCGCGCGGCGCTGGAAGCGGCCGAACGCCCCGGCTTCGACGCCGGCCAATACGCCGACATCGCCCGCCATCCGCTGTACGGCTGGGTCGAGTACGCCGCGCTCCGCCGCAACATCGACGCGGTCGACAACGGTCAGGCCCAGGACTTCCTCGCCCGCCGCGGCAACGAAGCCTCCGGCGACGCGTTCCGCGACATCTGGCTGGCCGCGACCGCGCGCCGCGAAGACTGGAACGCCTTCCTCGCCGCGTGGACGCCCAAGGGCCGCGGCGGCAAGGACCGCAGCGTGCAACTGCGCTGCGCCGAATTGAACGCGCGGCAGGCGCTGGGCCGCGCCGACGCGCAATGGACCAAGGACGCGCAAGCGATCTGGCGCAGCAGCGGCAAGTCGCTGCCCGACGCCTGCGACGCGCCGTTCGCGGTGTTGGCCGCGCAAGGCGGGCTGACGCCGGAACTGCGTTGGGAACGCATCGACGCCGCGGCCGCCGAGTGGCAGCCGGCGGTGATGCGCGCGGCGGCGCGCGGCTTGCCCGCGGATCAACTCGCACAAGCGAACGACTACGCGGCGTTCTTGGACAACGTCAACGAGCGCGCGCTCAATTGGCCGAAGACCGAACGCAGCCGCAAGATCGCCAGCTACGGCCTGGCCAAGCTCGCCAAGGCCCAGCCGGCCAGCGCCGAAGCGCAACTGCCCAAGTACGCCAACGCGCTGAACTTCAGCGACGAAGACCGCGGCCGCGTGCTGTACCAGACCGCGCTGTGGTCGGTGGCGTCCTACGACGCCGAATCCGCGCGCCGGCTCAACGCGGTGCCCGAGGTCGCGTACGACGAGCGCCTGCACGAGTGGCGCGCGCGCGAGGCGATGTCGCGTTCGGATTGGAACGCGGCGCTGGCGGCGATCCGCAAGATGGGCCCCAAGCAGCGCGGCGAATCGCGCTGGGAATACTTCGAGGCGCGGCTGTCCGAACGCGCCGGCGATAAGGCCACCGCGACCCGGCTGTACCGCGAATCGGCCAAGAACGCCGACTTCCACGGCTTCCTCTCCGCCGACCGCCTCGGCGCGCCGTACACGCTGTGCCCCTCGCAGCCGGCCGACGCGCCGGCCGCGCGCGCGCAGGTCGCGCGCGACCCGGCGCTGATGCGCGCGATGGGCCTGTTCCAGATCGAACGCACGCCGCTGGCGATCCGCGAATGGGACGACGCGCTGAGCCGCTTCGACGACACCCAGCGCCGCCTCGCCATCGAGATCGCGCAGGGCTACAACTGGTTCGACCGCGCGGTGTTCTCGCTCAACAAGACGCCGCAGGAGCAGCGCTACTACTACCTGCGCTTCCCGCTGCACCACGGCGACACCATCCGCCGCGAATCGGCCAAGAACGGGCTCGACCCGGCCTGGGTCGCGGCCGAGATCCGCGCCGAAAGCATCTTCAACCCGACCGCGCGCTCCGGCGCCAACGCGATGGGCCTGATGCAGGTGCTGCCGGGCACCGGCGCGCAGGTCGCCAAGAGCCTGGGCCTGCCCTGGGGCGGCGCGGCCAGCCTGTACGACTCCGACACCAACATCGTTCTGGGCACCGCGTATCTGCGTCAGCTGCTCGACAAGTACGGTGGCCAGCCCTACTTCGCCATGGCCGGCTACAACGCCGGGCCAGCGCCGCTCAATCGCTGGCAGTCGCAGCGGCCGGGCATGGAGCCGGACTTCTGGATCGAGACCATCAGCTACAAGGAAACCCGCGAATACGTCGCGCGCGTGCTGGCTTTCAGCGTGCTCTACGATTGGCGCATGAACGGCGACGCGCTCAACGTCAGCGACCGCCTGCGCGGCGTCACCGACGCCAAGCGCAAATCCTTCGTCTGTCCGGCCGCCGCGGCCACGGTCAGCGCGCCGCTGCCGGCGGAAACCGAGTAA